One Lycium barbarum isolate Lr01 chromosome 5, ASM1917538v2, whole genome shotgun sequence genomic window carries:
- the LOC132639450 gene encoding uncharacterized protein LOC132639450, translating to MDEAESVDVSTKDPVWKYTISNSNEKYFKCKFCKQQCTGSINRLKHHLAGTRNGMKPCPKVPGDVAVECSHIGGESGNSSCNDAISPKRRGPIDNFVNSQARQATLNSKWKKEERKLVCQQIGRFFFSSGIPFNVANDPYYLPMFDGVENFGPDSWSDGKSRCFINFLVNSPDDGTWPHMYWTPCAAHCIDLMLEDKSKLKIHQETLKKAKDVVKFIYGHTWVLDLMRSFTKNHELLRPVVTRFTTAYLTLQSIQKQKQALRSMFSSEAWNTSTWANKHEGVKTRATVLFDQNFWPHIAYCVKSVTPLVSVLREVDSEEKPCMGYMYHLMTKAKENIAFNCGNNEKSMVLFGEE from the exons atggatGAAGCGGAGTCTGTAGACGTGAGCACAAAAGATCCTGTTTGGAAGTATACAATCTCAAATTCGAATGAGAAGTATTTTAAGTGTAAGTTTTGCAAGCAACAATGTACGGGCAGTATCAACCGACTGAAACATCATTTAGCAGGTACTCGTAACGGAATGAAGCCTTGTCCCAAAGTTCCTGGTGATGTAGCAGTAGAAT GTAGTCATATTGGTGGTGAATCTGGTAACTCGTCATGTAATGACGCTATATCACCAAAGCGCAGAGGTCCTATAGATAATTTTGTAAATTCTCAAGCTAGGCAAGCTACTTTGAATTCTAAATGgaaaaaagaggaaagaaaattAGTTTGTCAACAGATTGGCCGATTTTTCTTCTCAAGTGGGATTCCATTTAATGTTGCAAACGATCCTTACTATTTGCCGATGTTTGACGGAGTAGAAAACTTTGGGCCAG ATAGTTGGTCGGATGGAAAAAGTAGATGTTTCATCAACTTTCTTGTGAACAGCCCG GATGATGGAACTTGGCCTCATATGTATTGGACCCCATGTGCAGCACACTGCATCGATCTCATGTTAGAGGATAAAAGTAAGTTGAAAATTCATCAAGAGACACTCAAAAAAGCAAAAGATGTGGTAAAGTTCATTTATGGGCATACTTGGGTGTTGGATTTGATGAGATCTTTCAcgaagaatcatgaacttcttcgTCCTGTTGTTACTCGTTTTACTACTGCATATCTGACTCTTCAAAGTATTCAGAAACAAAAACAAGCTCTTCGATCTATGTTCTCTTCCGAAGCTTGGAATACTTCTACATGGGCTAACAAACACGAAGGAGTGAAAACAAGAGCTACAGTTCTATTTGATCAAAACTTTTGGCCTCACATTGCTTACTGTGTGAAGAGTGTTACTCCTTTAGTGAGTGTTCTACGGGAAGTTGATTCAGAAGAGAAGCCTTGTATGGGATATATGTATCATTTGATGACTAAGGCTAAGGAAAATATAGCTTTCAATTGTGGTAATAACGAAAAAAGTATGGTCCTGTTTGGAGAAGAATAG